Proteins found in one Aphis gossypii isolate Hap1 unplaced genomic scaffold, ASM2018417v2 Contig00572, whole genome shotgun sequence genomic segment:
- the LOC126554659 gene encoding uncharacterized protein LOC126554659 codes for MKVFVTGPAGAGKSMLIRALAQSVIRIANLRPDIDDLSLPPVLLTAPTGKAAYGIKGLTLHSAFKLPLNQFAGLLPKLSSDISNTLRCQFANVKLLIIDEISMVGIKTLGYIDQRLRSILRINKPFGDINVIVFGDFFQLAPVLATPLYDSFEEILSKFPSAVEMLSIKSIWETFKFYELTEIMRQKDDKQFAIMLTKLARGQLEEADVKYFQNL; via the coding sequence ATGAAAGTATTTGTCACTGGACCAGCGGGAGCTGGAAAGTCAATGCTTATACGAGCATTAGCACAATCTGTAATTAGGATAGCAAATCTTAGACCAGATATAGATGATCTGTCACTTCCTCCCGTATTGCTGACAGCACCAACAGGTAAAGCTGCATATGGAATAAAAGGATTAACACTTCATTCCGCTTTCAAACTACCATTGAATCAATTTGCCGGATTATTACCAAAGTTAAGTtcagatatttcaaatacactACGTTGTCAGTTTGCCaatgtaaaacttttgataATTGATGAAATTTCCATGGTTGGCATAAAAACACTGGGATACATTGATCAACGATTGAGGtctatattaagaataaataaaccatttggtgacataaatgtaatagtgTTTGGCGATTTCTTTCAATTAGCACCGGTATTAGCAACACCATTGTACGATAGTTTTGAAGAAATATTGTCTAAATTTCCAAGTGCTGTAGAAATGTTATCGATTAAATCTATTTGGGAAACATTCAAGTTTTATGAGTTGACTGAAATAATGCGCCAAAAAGATGACAAACAATTTGCAATAATGTTAACAAAGTTGGCCAGAGGACAGTTGGAGGAAgctgatgtaaaatatttccaaaatctATAA